The genomic window GCTCGACGACGACTCCGCGGACGCCGCCGCGGTGGCCACAGCGGCCCATCTCGAACGCAAACTCACGGGCCTGCGCAGGGCGCTGGACGCGTTGGAGCCGGGCACGGGCGGACCTGCCTCGGTGCCGTCGCAGAACTGAGTACGTTCCTGAGCGCGGGCCGGGGCCACCCAAGTGGTCCGGGCCCGCGCCCAGTTGTGACCAAGGTCGGCCGGGCTGAGGGCCTGTCAGGCCGTGTCAGCTTCGGGCCTTCACGTACGCGACACGAACGGGTGAAGCAGTAGGCACACGTGTCGGCTGTGGCCTCCACCGGTAACCTCACACTCATGGCCTCACGTCAGTCCGCAGCGAAGAAGCCGCCCGCGAAGAAGGCGGCCGCTCCGACGAAGGCTCCGGCGAAGAAGGCCCCCGCGAAGAAAGCCGCCGCCAAAAAGGCACCCGCCAAGAAGGCGACGGCGAAGAAGACGGCCCCTCCGAAGCCGGCGCCCAATCCGACCGGAGGCGTGTACAGGCTCGTACGCGCCGTCTGGCTCGGTGCCGCACACGCCGTCGGCGCCGTCTTCCGCGGCATAGGGCAGGGCGCGAAGAATCTCGACCCGGCGCACCGCAAGGACGGTGTCGCGCTGCTGCTGCTCGCCCTCGCCCTGATCGTCGCCGCCGGCACCTGGTCCAACCTGCGCGGCCCGGTCGGCGATCTCGTCGAGATGCTCGTGACCGGCGCCTTCGGCCGGCTCGACCTGCTCGTGCCGGTACTGCTCGCGGTCATCGCCGTACGGTTCATCCGGCACCCCGAGAAGCCCGACGCCAACGGCCGCATCGTCATTGGCCTCTCCGCGCTCGTCCTCGGCGTCCTCGGCCAGGTCCACATCGCGTGCGGGGCGCCCGCCCGCAGCGCCGGCATGCAGGCGATAAGGGACGCCGGGGGGCTCATCGGCTGGAGCACGGCCACCCCGCTGACGTACACCATGGGCGAGGCCCTCGCCGTGGCGATGCTCGTGCTGCTCACGGTCTTCGGGCTGCTCGTGGTCACCGCGACGCCGGTGAACGCGATTCCGCAGCGGCTGCGGCTCCTCGGGCGGAAGCTGGGCATCGTCGCGGACGACGAGGACGACGACGAGTACGACGAGGACGGCGCGCGCTACGACGAGCAGTGGCGCGATGCGCCGCCCCCGCGCCGCCGCAGGCGTGGCTCCGCCCCCGAGTCGTACGACCCCGACGGCGCCGAGCAGGAGGCCCTCTCCCGGCGCCGCCCCAGGCGCTCCGCCGTACGGCAGCCCGACCCGGACCGGCCGATGGACGCGGTGGACGTCGCCGCGGCCGCCGCTGCCGCGCTCGACGGGGCCGTGCTGCACGGGATGCCGCCCTCGCCGGTGGTCGCCGACCTCACCCAGGGCGTCAGCGTCGGGGACCGCGAGGAGACGACCCCCGTCCCGGCCGCGCGCAGCAAGCCGCCCCAGCAGGAAGCGCCGGCCGCCAAGCCGCCCAAGGGGGCCAGGCAGGACGCCCTGGTGCCGGACCTCACCAAACAGGCCCCCGACGCGCCCCGCGAGCTGCCGCCGCGTGCTGAACAGCTTCAGCTCTCCGGCGACATCACCTACGCCCTGCCCTCGCTCGACCTCCTGGAGCGGGGCGGCCCCGGCAAGACGCGCAGCGCCGCCAACGACGCCATAGTGGCCTCCCTCTCGAACGTCTTCTCCGAGTTCAAGGTCGACGCCTCCGTCACCGGCTTCACCCGCGGGCCGACGGTCACGCGCTACGAGGTCGAGCTGGGTCCGGCGGTGAAGGTCGAGCGGATCACCGCGCTCACCAAGAACATCGCGTACGCCGTCGCCAGCCCGGACGTGCGGATCATCAGCCCGATCCCCGGTAAGTCGGCCGTCGGCATCGAGATCCCCAACACCGACCGCGAGATGGTCAACCTCGGTGACGTACTGCGCCTCGCGGACGCGGCCGAGGACGACCACCCGATGCTGGTCGCGCTCGGCAAGGACGTCGAGGGCGGTTATGTGATGGCCAATCTGGCGAAGATGCCGCACGTGCTCGTCGCAGGTGCGACCGGCTCGGGCAAATCGTCGTGCATCAACTGCCTGATCACCTCGGTCATGGTCCGCGCGACCCCCGAGGACGTCCGCATGGTCCTCGTCGACCCCAAGCGCGTCGAACTGACCGCGTACGAGGGCATCCCGCACCTGATCACGCCGATCATCACCAACCCCAAGCGGGCCGCCGAGGCGCTCCAGTGGGTCGTGCGTGAGATGGATCTGCGCTACGACGACCTGGCGGCGTTCGGCTACCGGCACATCGACGACTTCAACGAGGCCATCAGGAACGGCAAGGTGAAGCTGCCCGAGGGCAGCGAGCGCGAGCTCCAGCCGTACCCGTATCTGCTGGTGATCGTGGACGAGCTGGCCGACCTGATGATGGTCGCGCCGCGGGACGTCGAAGACGCGATCGTGCGCATCACGCAGCTCGCGCGCGCGGCCGGCATCCATCTGGTGCTCGCCACGCAGCGGCCGTCCGTGGACGTCGTCACCGGTCTGATCAAGGCGAACGTGCCCTCGCGTCTCGCCTTCGCCACCTCCTCGCTCGCCGACTCGCGCGTCATCCTCGACCAGCCCGGTGCCGAGAAGCTCATCGGCAAGGGCGATGGGCTCTTCCTGCCGATGGGGGCGAACAAGCCGACCCGTATGCAGGGCGCGTTCGTGACCGAGGACGAGGTCGCGGCGATCGTCCAGCACTGCAAGGACCAGATGGCGCCCGTCTTCCGGGACGACGTCACCGTGGGCACCAAGCAGAAGAAGGAGATCGACGAGGAGATCGGCGACGACCTCGACCTGCTGTGCCAGGCGGCCGAGCTCGTCGTCTCCACCCAGTTCGGCTCGACCTCCATGCTCCAGCGCAAGCTCCGCGTCGGCTTCGCCAAGGCCGGGCGGCTGATGGACCTCATGGAGTCCCGGGGCATCGTGGGGCCGAGCGAGGGCTCCAAGGCACGTGACGTTCTTGTGAAACCCGACGAACTGGACGGCGTGCTGGCAGTGATCCGGGGGGAGACTGAGGGATAAGGGCCGCAGCAGGAATCGCGGAGGGGCCCAGCAGGGGCGCACGACCGGTGACATCCGGTTGGCCGACGGGCGGAACGCGGATGGGATTTCGACATCCGGGTATTCGAACGTGACCTACCCGTAAGGAAATGGTGAGCAACCGTTTCCCTTCGGCGTACGTCAAGTTGGAGGAGGGGAAAGCCTCCTGCCCCACCCTCACCACCAGCAGGATGACCGGCCATTCTGATGGCGTACAAAGTCCCACCGCCCGGTTGCC from Streptomyces sp. DSM 40750 includes these protein-coding regions:
- a CDS encoding FtsK/SpoIIIE family DNA translocase, with amino-acid sequence MASRQSAAKKPPAKKAAAPTKAPAKKAPAKKAAAKKAPAKKATAKKTAPPKPAPNPTGGVYRLVRAVWLGAAHAVGAVFRGIGQGAKNLDPAHRKDGVALLLLALALIVAAGTWSNLRGPVGDLVEMLVTGAFGRLDLLVPVLLAVIAVRFIRHPEKPDANGRIVIGLSALVLGVLGQVHIACGAPARSAGMQAIRDAGGLIGWSTATPLTYTMGEALAVAMLVLLTVFGLLVVTATPVNAIPQRLRLLGRKLGIVADDEDDDEYDEDGARYDEQWRDAPPPRRRRRGSAPESYDPDGAEQEALSRRRPRRSAVRQPDPDRPMDAVDVAAAAAAALDGAVLHGMPPSPVVADLTQGVSVGDREETTPVPAARSKPPQQEAPAAKPPKGARQDALVPDLTKQAPDAPRELPPRAEQLQLSGDITYALPSLDLLERGGPGKTRSAANDAIVASLSNVFSEFKVDASVTGFTRGPTVTRYEVELGPAVKVERITALTKNIAYAVASPDVRIISPIPGKSAVGIEIPNTDREMVNLGDVLRLADAAEDDHPMLVALGKDVEGGYVMANLAKMPHVLVAGATGSGKSSCINCLITSVMVRATPEDVRMVLVDPKRVELTAYEGIPHLITPIITNPKRAAEALQWVVREMDLRYDDLAAFGYRHIDDFNEAIRNGKVKLPEGSERELQPYPYLLVIVDELADLMMVAPRDVEDAIVRITQLARAAGIHLVLATQRPSVDVVTGLIKANVPSRLAFATSSLADSRVILDQPGAEKLIGKGDGLFLPMGANKPTRMQGAFVTEDEVAAIVQHCKDQMAPVFRDDVTVGTKQKKEIDEEIGDDLDLLCQAAELVVSTQFGSTSMLQRKLRVGFAKAGRLMDLMESRGIVGPSEGSKARDVLVKPDELDGVLAVIRGETEG